Proteins encoded by one window of Lathyrus oleraceus cultivar Zhongwan6 chromosome 1, CAAS_Psat_ZW6_1.0, whole genome shotgun sequence:
- the LOC127127430 gene encoding uncharacterized protein LOC127127430: MELELGLKITKTKDDIDSISEYQFMKDAGPVFHSRETNTMFILTANLKGYKRNNIDIKISKDGNKISIIGKKPIQEMVMMGWVMQRKVVDVKGFNKVFKIPHGVNLDKIKASYNEEEWMMNIVMPKLVKGIYGLKIEEFKEQEKSEIDHVSSSVGETSHKGSKDCEFQHMEGSENAIEKMLDDTKKKVNKEIITQEEVKASKLRIEDGNDEVNRNIRENEKCKLRIEDSKIKDIRENDGKETCEALKTLGDMEKMLNETNKDINEETIEKEVGDSKLRIENGNRESARDKGGKEEYDVTKKLERDQGVDVFISNKFEDMGKDKEFEDQKMDNGSANKWHDDVNRDIIGRTIKEEEKEESNLRSEDSKVEDIGKGVSHNITETSQRVFEECMIQQSGESKQKESKAYYEETEKENSMESFEATKVLEVEQNVVGHIPSNIGCINQNEFEESRIPQMEKTITTKGKMNTGEYEKLPFKGNQDFQNKMIKPKMETKNGDQECGLEKLGGKERFDGGMVIIKKEFPKNLFNSTSKEREGLNVEKMQETKFVNGEMVSKEVECFMEKGEGERIERMHVEEKKGNNTREKIQEEIEESGKGIKESVQEQFVGIEGSKRFSFENKDEENGVIKEALVENESLIVRGVEYKERTKEINQDVEDTIEYGIVKLKGEESIKISENGPKESGHEKFARIKESKGLNFVNEEEENEVINDALVEDESLIKEGGEYKDKTKEIINEEDKNKHGIIELKVDGSTKSHGEPNESFEGDNVNNGKFDGRKIQKFQEIEQTKDEGANEKGVNIEKYMKKMIREKNEKVQNEENEGFRKNIPKEKDECFLEEGMSKERSKASNVVKEGFPTKMLDSPVDTREGLKNTRIDKIKGINESVKESSMGPFGAMKVSKLEPFKVNDEVHKDFINPKTETKDEKQNEEFHKNLPKRTHEETEGLNVLKMQETKDVKRKVKEIEYFKAKDEGDILKRTNVEEKKVQNKREIMQEEIEKSENGIKGDGQQEVAEIEGIKGFNVVKEEEEESKERSKEIEQDEEGVSHNIVDSSQRVFEESLTQPSEELKEKKIGGSMCDSKESLKEVLKENIMEQSLNEHIHHNIGNIDQNEFREPRLPQMKKSKSTKGEMNGGRESENTPFEVIDEDVQKTMFGDTIPLEVIKINEEFPKDLRKSNFDESDGLNVQKIQESINVKEEMVDKEIGYFEEKGEGERFKRIHVKIKKGNTKETMQEENEKNENEFKERDRQHAKENTIKEMDEDSNNVTGELKHKVTEIDESKGFNIAKEEEQKEVTRKALVESESLMEKMEGKESKERINAKRVYDEDDEIEFGIVKLKGKRPIKIHDDGRKFQDKGESKDLNEKGEKIEKFGKVVNKRIQKEENEDFKKGVKKGKYESNLSDDVSESRSQDTKDAKEELKMKMLDSQFDTRENLKDTKIEKTKGLEENEKVVPFVKKVKFEEEEEEEEEEEFKERTNAIVQDEEDKIEYGIVKLKGEGLTKITHKFQEKEKNEDVNEKGEKTGKFVKKVNEKIQNEKDKGFNKNTKIERDECLLQEEISEGRSKASEVANESFEDRIKKENRNKKLDHVYELVQKENVGAGIVDGRKIKKFQEMNQTQDVKKKGANSEKILKKMSGNKEVSEKVEQVEANEGMRNDIGEQNFGESMTKEEFQEFEVERIRNPEREIQSVVSMGFKEFDYKNAKDKKQMTKVLDTKFKSKGRYESHDESMNQEVFSPKKPKEVGENCTRNKVEEFETIEDQVTNQISVPRFQSEKDVEKIREIIHEKMDESEKKIDDREQENVARDDGKAETKEKYMFKEYNPTQNVDDEKCNIDGEIENSGIGKVHKKKWIHETMKIRREKECSVKFEVDEKEEESLDERLKNDIAETKTNRDNEQHEYGAKEIKAPETMVYEEAKLSKLQRKRVNQQTKDEINKNSECVTEEHETTKEFSPKNVDKGKVVKEREGLKVVYSEETKDDSTLTTPQTTEEKKPKMKGNTSQFDKASGSKNVAKKVHETLKREHQRKSQESTSKMEVEPPTIIERKKAHELTRSPNMNNEIPKVEELQEENEEGRRIHVPEATISKEGTQVTSTHFIENNTSLEVVADKEAQQFEVEGKAKPKKKESKMDMQHSTKSKTSQVVEQCINKYEEPKHGIEEEKEGKDETNGGKKENAKISKTIEEEKILKKREEPKVAKSDEEKKPKMKETTTPQLDLASGFKRVVEKVHETRRKSEESTYKFEVEPLNMDDEFSKVEELKKEEVQKKNHVLEATISKEDATQGKVTHAKEKVVQQSKVSSSLCTQQLEVEGKEKIKKNELEQCIKKEENAKLGIEEIEEEEKDYDKVHEEEKEDKDEGKKDNVKISKKLFVPLVIAGSAVLATIVFIFVKNRRSRKM, encoded by the exons ATGGAGCTAGAATTAGGACTCAAAATCACTAAAACTAAAGATGATATTGATTCCATCTCTGAGTATCAATTTATGAAGGATGCAGGACCAGTTTTTCATTCTAGAGAAACCAACACCATGTTCATCCTCACTGCCAATCTCAAAG GTTATAAGAGAAATAACATTGACATTAAGATTAGTAAAGATGGGAATAAGATATCAATTATTGGAAAGAAACCAATTCAAGAAATGGTGATGATGGGATGGGTGATGCAAAGGAAAGTGGTTGATGTTAAAGGTTTCAATAAGGTTTTCAAAATTCCTCATGGTGTGAATTTGGATAAGATCAAAGCAAGTTACAATGAAGAGGAATGGATGATGAATATTGTCATGCCAAAATTGGTAAAAGGGATTTACGGTCTTAAGATTGAGGAATTTAAGGAACAAGAGAAAAGTGAAATTGATCATGTTTCTAGTAGTGTTGGTGAAACAAGCCATAAAGGGTCAAAAGATTGTGAATTTCAACATATGGAAGGAAGTGAAAATGCTATAGAGAAGATGCTTGATGATACAAAAAAGAAAGTTAATAAAGAGATCATAACACAAGAAGAAGTTAAAGCATCTAAGTTAAGAATTGAAGATGGAAATGATGAAGTTAATAGGAACATAAGAGAAAATGAAAAATGCAAGTTGAGGATTGAGGATAGTAAGATAAAAGATATAAGAGAAAATGATGGAAAGGAAACATGTGAAGCATTGAAGACATTAGGAGATATGGAGAAGATGCTTAATGAAACCAACAAGGATATAAATGAAGAAACAATAGAAAAAGAAGTTGGAGATTCTAAATTGAGAATTGAAAATGGAAATAGGGAGAGTGCGAGAGACAAGGGTGGCAAAGAAGAATATGATGTGACGAAGAAATTAGAACGAGATCAAGGTGTTGATGTATTCATCTCAAATAAATTTGAAGATATGGGCAAAGATAAAGAATTCGAGGATCAAAAGATGGATAATGGAAGTGCTAACAAGTGGCATGATGATGTAAATAGGGATATAATTGGAAGGACTataaaagaagaagaaaaagaagaatcTAACTTGAGGAGTGAAGATAGTAAGGTAGAAGATATTGGTAAAGGTGTCTCACATAACATTACAGAAACAAGTCAAAGAGTTTTTGAAGAGTGTATGATTCAACAAAGTGGAGAGTCAAAACAAAAAGAGTCTAAAGCATATTATGAAGAAACTGAGAAAGAAAATAGCATGGAATCATTTGAAGCAACGAAGGTGTTAGAAGTTGAACAAAATGTAGTTGGTCATATTCCTAGTAACATTGGTTGTATAAACCAAAATGAATTTGAAGAGTCTAGGATTCCTCAAATGGAAAAAACTATAACCACTAAAGGGAAAATGAATACAGGAGAATATGAAAAGTTACCTTTCAAAGGTAATCAAgattttcaaaataaaatgatAAAGCCTAAGATGGAAACTAAAAATGGAGATCAAGAATGTGGTTTAGAAAAGCTTGGTGGTAAGGAAAGGTTTGATGGTGGAATGGTGATTATAAAGAAAGAGTTTCCTAAGAACTTATTTAATAGTACTTCAAAAGAAAGGGAAGGATTGAATGTTGAAAAGATGCAAGAAACCAAATTTGTGAATGGAGAAATGGTGAGTAAAGAGGTTGAATGTTTTATGGAGAAGGGCGAAGGTGAAAGGATCGAAAGGATGCATGTGGAAGAAAAGAAAGGAAATAATACAAGAGAGAAAATTCAAGAGGAAATTGAAGAGAGTGGGAAAGGAATTAAAGAAAGTGTTCAAGAACAGTTTGTAGGGATCGAAGGAAGTAAAAGATTCAGTTTTGAAAATAAGGATGAAGAAAACGGAGTCATCAAAGAAGCATTAGTTGAAAATGAAAGTTTAATAGTGAGAGGAGTTGAATACAAAGAGAGAACTAAAGAAATAAACCAAGACGTGGAAGATACAATTGAGTATGGTATAGTGAAGTTGAAAGGAGAGGAATCTATAAAGATTAGTGAGAATGGACCTAAGGAAAGTGGTCACGAGAAGTTTGCACGAATCAAAGAAAGTAAAGGATTAAATTTTGtgaatgaagaagaagaaaatgagGTTATCAATGATGCATTAGTTGAAGACGAAAGTTTAATAAAGGAAGGAGGTGAATACAAGGATAAAACCAAGGAAATAATCAACGAGGAAGATAAAAATAAACATGGTATAATAGAGTTGAAAGTAGATGGTTCTACAAAGAGTCACGGTGAACCAAATGAGTCTTTTGAGGGAGATAATGTAAACAATGGAAAATTTGATGGAAGAAAAATACAAAAGTTTCAAGAGATTGAACAAACTAAAGATGAAGGTGCCAATGAAAAGGGTGTAAATATTGAAAAGTATATGAAGAAAATGATAAGAGAAAAAAATGAGAAGGTAcaaaatgaagaaaatgaaggTTTTAGGAAAAACATACCAAAAGAAAAAGATGAATGTTTTTTGGAAGAAGGGATGAGTAAAGAAAGATCAAAAGCAAGCAATGTTGTCAAGGAAGGTTTTCCAACGAAAATGTTAGATTCACCAGTTGATACAAGAGAAGGACTAAAGAATACAAGGATTGATAAAATAAAAGGTATTAACGAAAGTGTGAAAGAAAGTAGCATGGGACCTTTTGGAGCAATGAAGGTATCAAAACTTGAACCTTTTAAAGTCAATGACGAAGTTCATAAGGATTTCATAAATCCTAAGACGGAAACTAAAGATGAAAAACAAAATGAAGAGTTTCATAAGAACTTACCTAAAAGAACTCATGAGGAAACTGAAGGATTGAATGTTCTAAAAATGCAAGAAACCAAAGATGTCAAAAGAAAGGTAAAAGAGATTGAATATTTTAAAGCGAAGGATGAAGGTGATATACTTAAAAGGACGAATGTGGAAGAAAAGAAAGTCCAgaataaaagagaaataatgcagGAGGAAATTGAAAAGAGTGAGAATGGAATTAAGGGAGATGGACAACAAGAAGTTGCAGAGATCGAAGGAATTAAAGGATTCAATGTTGTAaaggaggaagaagaagaatcGAAGGAGAGAAGTAAAGAAATAGAACAAGATGAGGAAGGTGTCTCACATAACATTGTAGATTCAAGCCAAAGAGTTTTTGAAGAGTCTTTGACTCAACCAAGTGAAGAgttaaaagaaaagaaaattggaGGATCAATGTGTGACTCTAAAGAAAGCCTTAAAGAAGTGTTGAAAGAAAATATTATGGAACAAAGTCTAAATGAGCATATTCATCATAACATTGGGAATATAGACCAAAATGAATTTAGAGAACCTAGACTTCCACAAATGAAGAAAAGTAAAAGCACTAAAGGGGAGATGAATGGAGGAAGGGAATCTGAAAACACGCCTTTTGAAGTCATTGATGAAGATGTTCAAAAAACCATGTTTGGAGATACCATCCCATTGGAAGTcataaaaataaatgaagagTTTCCTAAAGACTTAAGAAAAAGTAATTTTGATGAAAGTGACGGATTAAATGTTCAAAAGATTCAAGAATCCATAAATGTGAAAGAGGAAATGGTGGACAAAGAGATTGGATACTTTGAGGAAAAGGGTGAAGGTGAAAGATTCAAAAGGATCCATGTGAAAATAAAGAAAGGAAATACGAAAGAGACAATGCAAGAggaaaatgaaaagaatgagaATGAATTTAAGGAACGTGATCGACAACATGCAAAGGAGAACACTATAAAAGAAATGGATGAAGACTCAAATAATGTGACAGGAGAGTTGAAACATAAAGTTACAGAAATCGATGAAAGTAAAGGATTCAATATTGCAAAGGAGGAAGAACAAAAAGAGGTTACTAGAAAAGCTTTGGTTGAAAGTGAAAGTTTGATGGAAAAAATGGAAGGAAAAGAATCCAAGGAGAGAATTAATGCTAAAAGAGTCTATGATGAGGATGATGAAATTGAATTTGGTATAGTAAAGTTGAAAGGAAAGAGACCTATAAAGATCCATGATGATGGAAGAAAGTTTCAAGATAAGGGGGAAAGTAAAGATCTCAATGAAAAGGGTGAAAAAATCGAAAAGTTTGGGAAGGTAGTAAATAAAAGGATACaaaaagaagaaaatgaagaCTTCAAGAAAGGTGTAAAAAAGGGAAAATATGAATCTAATTTATCAGACGATGTAAGTGAAAGTAGATCTCAAGATACCAAGGATGCAAAAGaagaattaaaaatgaaaatgttaGACTCACAATTTGATACAAGAGAGAACCTAAAGGATACAAAGATTGAGAAAACAAAAGGTCTCGAAGAGAATGAAAAAGTTGTACCATTTGTGAAGAAAGTAaagtttgaagaagaagaagaagaagaagaagaagaagaatttaAGGAGAGAACAAATGCAATAGTTCAAGACGAGGAAGATAAAATTGAATATGGTATAGTAAAGTTGAAAGGAGAAGGATTAACAAAGATAACACATAAGTTTCAAGAGAAGGAGAAAAATGAAGATGTCAATGAAAAAGGTGAAAAAACTGGAAAGTTTGTGAAGAAAGTGAATGAGAAGATACAAAATGAAAAAGACAAGGGTTTcaacaaaaacacaaaaattgAAAGAGATGAATGTTTATTGCAAGAAGAGATAAGTGAAGGAAGATCAAAAGCAAGTGAGGTTGCAAATGAGTCATTTGAGGATAGAATCaagaaagaaaatagaaataaaaaaCTTGATCATGTTTATGAGTTAGTTCAGAAAGAGAATGTTGGTGCTGGAATAGTTgatggaagaaaaataaaaaagttTCAAGAGATGAATCAAACTCAAGATGTAAAGAAAAAGGGTGCAAATAGTGAAAAGATTTTGAAGAAAATGAGTGGAAACAAAGAAGTGAGTGAAAAAGTTGAACAAGTGGAAGCAAATGAAGGTATGAGGAATGATATAGGGGAACAAAATTTTGGTGAGTCTATGACAAAAGAAGAATTTCAAGAGTTTGAGGTGGAAAGAATAAGAAATCCTGAGAGAGAAATTCAATCAGTAGTAAGTATGGGATTTAAGGAGTTCGATTACAAGAATGCGAAGGATAAGAAACAGATGACAAAAGTGTTGGATACAAAATTCAAAAGCAAGGGGAGATATGAATCACACGATGAAAGTATGAACCAAGAAGTTTTTAGTCCAAAGAAACCAAAAGAAGTTGGAGAAAATTGTACTCGTAACAAAGTAGAAGAATTTGAAACTATAGAAGATCAAGTGACTAATCAAATATCAGTACCAAGGTTTCAATCTGAAAAAGATGTTGAAAAAATAAGGGAAATAAttcacgagaaaatggatgagtCTGAGAAGAAAATTGATGATAGGGAGCAAGAAAATGTGGCAAGAGATGATGGAAAAGCAGAGACTAAAGAAAAATATATGTTCAAAGAATACAATCCAACTCAAAATGTTGATGATGAGAAGTGCAATATAGATGGTGAAATTGAAAATTCTGGTATTGGAAAGGTTCATAAGAAAAAATGGATTCATGAAACAATGAAAATAAGACGGGAGAAAGAGTGTTCGGTAAAATTTGAAGTTGATGAGAAAGAAGAAGAATCCTTGGATGAAAGGCTAAAGAACGATATTGCAGAAACGAAGACTAACCGAGACAATGAACAACATGAATATGGAGCAAAAGAGATTAAAGCACCGGAAACCATGGTATATGAAGAAGCTAAACTGTCAAAGTTGCAAAGGAAAAGGGTTAATCAACAAACAAAAGATGAAATAAACAAAAACTCAGAATGTGTTACTGAAGAACATGAAACAACAAAAGAATTTTCACCAAAGAATGTTGATAAAGGAAAAGTTGTGAAGGAAAGGGAAGGGTTAAAGGTTGTATACAGTGAAGAAACTAAAGATGATTCAACACTCACAACACCACAAACCACAGAAGAAAAGAAGCCCAAAATGAAGGGAAACACTTCACAGTTTGACAAGGCTAGTGGATCCAAAAATGTGGCAAAAAAAGTGCATGAAACTCTAAAGAGAGAACATCAAAGAAAATCACAAGAATCTACTTCTAAAATGGAGGTGGAACCACCAACTATTATTGAAAGGAAAAAGGCTCATGAATTGACAAGGTCACCAAACATGAACAATGAAATTCCAAAGGTTGAAGAACTACAAGAAGAAAATGAGGAGGGAAGGCGCATTCATGTACCAGAAGCAACCATTTCAAAAGAAGGAACACAAGTCACAAGTACTCATTTCATAGAGAATAATACATCATTAGAAGTAGTAGCAGATAAAGAGGCTCAACAATTTGAAGTTGAAGGAAAAGCAAAACCAAAGAAAAAGGAATCCAAAATGGATATGCAACACTCAACAAAAAGTAAAACAAGTCAAGTTGTTGAACAATGCATAAACAAATATGAAGAACCAAAACATGGAATAGAGGAAGAAAAAGAAGGTAAAGATGAAACAAATGGAGGAAAAAAGGAGAATGCAAAAATATCAAAGACTATTGAAGAAGAAAAAATTCTCAAGAAAAGGGAAGAACCAAAGGTTGCAAAGAGTGATGAAGAAAAGAAGCCTAAAATGAAGGAAACAACAACTCCACAACTTGACTTGGCTAGTGGATTCAAAAGGGTAGTAGAAAAAGTGCATGAAACTCGAAGAAAATCAGAAGAATCTACTTATAAATTTGAGGTGGAACCACTCAATATGGATGATGAATTTTCAAAGGTAGAAGAATTAAAGAAAGAAGAGGTACAAAAGAAAAATCATGTGCTAGAAGCAACCATTTCTAAAGAAGATGCAACACAAGGTAAAGTTACTCATGCAAAAGAAAAAGTGGTTCAACAATCAAAGGTTTCAAGCTCATTATGCACTCAACAACTAGAAGTTGAAGGAAaagaaaaaataaagaaaaatgaacTTGAACAATGCATAAAGAAAGAAGAAAATGCAAAACTTGGAATAGAAGAaattgaagaagaagaaaaagacTATGATAAAGTGCATGAGGAAGAGAAAGAAGATAAAGATGAAGGGAAAAAAGACAATGTAAAAATATCAAAGAAATTGTTTGTTCCATTGGTTATAGCAGGATCAGCAGTACTTGCTACTATAGTATTTATCTTTGTTAAGAATAGAAGATCTAGAAAAATGTAA